In a single window of the Bactrocera dorsalis isolate Fly_Bdor chromosome 2, ASM2337382v1, whole genome shotgun sequence genome:
- the LOC125776319 gene encoding uncharacterized protein K02A2.6-like, with amino-acid sequence MTAIERRYGTEHRKQIYQIELQNRGQKMNESLQEFATEIERLAHLAIADAPVDYIERVKIQSFINGIRDVDTKRATYALPKRTFAETVSHALTQETASLLSKPAHKVQRVEMEQPALMEEILKTLKIIAAQRVNTAGRCFNCGKAGHFARNCNIKVNPSKRKQPTEHRKGIHHKNVDALSRRPCPLECKHCSKSEGKEGIIDVRLLNIEPQDDWTSHRIRINQLEDPDLAKLIIAKENGVRPPKEQISNESPTAKAYWAQWNSMNLVNGYLHRTWESEDGKQSRLLIIVPKSMIPKVLKEYHNGPSGGHLGITKTIEKIKQRFYWIGCRDSIAEWISNCVECMAAKGPKAKSRGRLQQYNVGSPFERVAMDVAGPFPTSKAGNKYLLVVMDYFSKWPEVYALPNQEAKTIAEAFVENWITRFGVSVELLSDQGRNFEFSIFQEVCTLLGIHKTRTTALHPQSDGMVERFNRTLEEHLRKIVDKDQRNWDKCIQMFLLAYRSAKHETTGYTPAKIIFGSDLRLPADLKFGTNPTAVRNDGDYCSALKKK; translated from the coding sequence atgactgcgatagaaagacgatatggtactgagcaccggaaacaaatataccagatcgaactgcaaaataggggtcagaagatgaacgagtcattgcaagagttcgcaactgaaatagaacgactggctcatttagcaattgcagatgcacctgtggattacattgagagggtaaaaattcaaagtttcataaatggaattcgtgatgtggacactaAACgtgccacatatgcattgccaaaaagaacgtttgctgaaacggtttcgcacgccctcacacaggaaacagcttccctactaagtaaaccagcacacaaagtacaaagggttgaaatggaacaaccggcgctgatggaagaaatattgaagactctgaagataattgctgcacagcgagtaaatacagcaggcagatgtttcaactgtggaaaagcgggtcactttgcccgaaattgcaatataaaggtaaacccatcaaaacgtaaacaaccaacagaacatcgaaaggggattcaccacaaaaatgtggatgcattatcacgtcgcccttgtccactggaatgtaaacattgctccaaatcagaaggaaaagaaggtataatcgacgtgcgattactgaatatagaacctcaAGATGATTGGACttctcaccgcatcagaatcaatcagctggaggaccctgatcttgcaaagctgataatagccaaagaaaatggggtacgaccaccaaaagaacaaataagtaacgagagtccaactgcaaaagcatattgggcccaatggaacagcatgaacctcgttaatggataccttcatcgtacctgggaaagcgaagatggcaaacagtctcgtctgctgatcatagtaccgaagtccatgatcccgaaagtattgaaagaatatcacaatggacctagtggagggcaccttggaattacaaaaactatagagaagattaaacaacggttctactggatcggttgtcgagattccatagcagaatggataagtaattgcgtagagtgcatggcagctaaaggtcctaaagccaaaagtcgcggtaggctacaacagtacaacgtgggatcaccatttgaacgagtcgcaatggatgttgcaggtccgttcccaaccagtaaggccggaaacaaatatctactggttgtcatggactatttcagtaaatggccagaggtatatgccttaccaaaccaagaagcgaagacaatagccgaagcgtttgtagaaaattggataacaaggttcggagtgtcCGTCGAATTActctcagatcaaggcagaaatttcgaattttccattttccaagaagtctgtacattattgggcatccacaagacacggacaacagccttacacccacaatcagatgggatggtagagagattcaaccgaacgctcgaagaacatctgcggaaaatcgttgataaagaccaacggaattgggacaagtgcatccagatgttcctgctggcgtatcgttcagcgaagcacgagacaactggttacacgccagcaaagattattttcggatctgatctgcgactccctgctgatcttaagtttggaacgaatcctacagctgtaagaaatgatggagattattgttctgccttaaagaagaaatga